A stretch of Pseudobdellovibrionaceae bacterium DNA encodes these proteins:
- a CDS encoding regulatory protein RecX produces MPDRKPDHNPRDNRDSRDKKEKKETPAPDPRRKILDMVARRDHSPLEVKRKLSRKFTPEEVESAIAWAIENRWLPDSDETLKVYAEKWRSGLDRRKKGIRWMNQKLGTLGLPKIEADPETELEKARALVSRKLGTQAPTREVKAKLQRFLLSRGFEGETIRKALAELKS; encoded by the coding sequence ATGCCAGATCGTAAGCCCGATCACAACCCACGCGACAATCGTGATAGTCGCGACAAGAAGGAAAAGAAAGAGACGCCCGCGCCGGACCCGCGTCGCAAGATTCTGGATATGGTCGCCCGTCGCGACCACTCCCCCCTCGAGGTCAAACGCAAACTCTCGCGTAAATTCACGCCCGAAGAGGTCGAAAGCGCCATCGCCTGGGCCATCGAAAACCGCTGGCTGCCGGACAGCGACGAAACGCTTAAAGTCTACGCCGAGAAGTGGCGCTCGGGACTGGACCGTCGCAAAAAAGGCATCCGCTGGATGAACCAGAAACTCGGCACCCTCGGACTGCCGAAAATCGAAGCCGATCCCGAAACGGAACTGGAGAAAGCCCGGGCGCTGGTGTCGCGCAAACTGGGCACCCAGGCCCCGACCCGGGAAGTGAAGGCCAAACTCCAGCGTTTCCTGCTGTCCCGGGGCTTCGAGGGCGAAACCATTCGCAAAGCCTTAGCTGAACTGAAGTCCTAA
- a CDS encoding GNAT family N-acetyltransferase: MSVPDLRIVASSTDWLESFRACIDQVAREKKYLLMSEGPPLAKLRAFIEGMERKQNPQFLALVGDEVIGWSDLRRLDDRITGELGMGVKDGYRGRGVGHALLQACLKAAWDSGFDKVQLKVYLQNQRAIDFYIAAGFRLEKRLKNFAKLDGVSLDAQQMYLRKEHA; this comes from the coding sequence ATGTCCGTCCCCGATCTGCGTATCGTCGCGTCCAGCACCGATTGGTTGGAGAGCTTCCGTGCGTGCATCGATCAGGTCGCGCGCGAGAAAAAGTACCTGCTCATGTCGGAAGGCCCTCCGCTCGCGAAATTACGCGCGTTTATCGAGGGGATGGAGCGCAAGCAAAACCCGCAGTTCCTCGCCTTGGTCGGCGATGAGGTCATCGGGTGGAGCGACCTCCGCCGGTTGGACGACCGGATCACCGGGGAATTGGGGATGGGCGTCAAAGACGGCTACCGGGGACGGGGCGTGGGTCATGCCCTCCTTCAAGCTTGTTTGAAGGCGGCATGGGACTCAGGTTTCGACAAAGTCCAGTTGAAGGTTTATCTACAGAATCAACGGGCCATCGATTTCTATATCGCCGCGGGTTTCCGTTTGGAAAAGCGGCTGAAGAATTTCGCCAAGCTCGACGGCGTGTCTCTCGATGCGCAGCAGATGTATTTACGGAAGGAACACGCTTGA
- a CDS encoding phosphatidylglycerophosphatase A yields MTPWTFIATCGGVGYAPKAPGTFGTLIAVPFAVALAFLPPVLAMAIIIGITMVGIQACEKFCAVSGEHDRQEIVIDEFAGYLIAVNMLPFTWQSFFAAFILFRFLDITKPLFIGRLDRNVKGGVGVMVDDLAAGLVANVLLQFAFYQTDWLGVQWDGSFSL; encoded by the coding sequence ATGACGCCTTGGACTTTCATCGCCACCTGCGGGGGCGTCGGTTACGCGCCGAAAGCGCCGGGGACCTTTGGCACCCTGATCGCGGTCCCCTTCGCCGTGGCCCTGGCGTTTTTACCGCCGGTCCTGGCGATGGCGATCATCATCGGTATCACCATGGTGGGGATTCAGGCCTGCGAGAAGTTTTGCGCCGTCAGCGGTGAGCACGATCGCCAAGAGATCGTCATCGACGAATTCGCGGGCTACCTGATCGCGGTGAACATGCTGCCGTTCACGTGGCAGAGTTTTTTCGCGGCCTTCATTTTGTTCCGCTTTTTGGATATCACGAAGCCGCTCTTCATCGGTCGTTTGGACCGCAATGTGAAGGGCGGCGTCGGCGTGATGGTCGACGATTTGGCCGCAGGGCTCGTGGCGAACGTCCTTCTGCAATTTGCGTTTTACCAAACCGACTGGCTGGGCGTTCAGTGGGATGGGAGTTTTAGTTTATGA
- a CDS encoding CinA family protein, whose protein sequence is MSFPNETAILQLTASLRDRRYTVGFGESCTGGLLSARMAALAGVSDVFMGSVVSYSYAAKVDLLGVKWETLNEQGAVSEQVALEMARGVCEKLKANCAIAVTGIAGPSGGTPEKPVGTVWIAVKGPRFEVAEKFVFSGDRLEIQSQSTTSALALLQKNLV, encoded by the coding sequence ATGAGTTTTCCGAATGAAACCGCTATCCTTCAGTTGACCGCAAGCCTGCGCGACCGGCGCTACACCGTGGGTTTTGGCGAATCCTGCACGGGAGGCCTGTTGTCGGCCCGTATGGCCGCGCTGGCGGGCGTTTCGGACGTCTTCATGGGTTCGGTCGTCAGTTACTCTTACGCCGCGAAGGTCGACCTCTTAGGCGTGAAATGGGAGACCCTGAACGAGCAGGGCGCGGTCAGTGAGCAGGTCGCGCTCGAGATGGCGCGTGGGGTGTGCGAGAAGCTCAAAGCGAACTGCGCCATCGCGGTCACGGGTATCGCGGGACCTTCCGGGGGCACTCCCGAAAAGCCCGTGGGCACGGTTTGGATCGCCGTGAAGGGCCCGCGTTTCGAAGTGGCCGAAAAGTTCGTTTTCAGCGGCGATCGTCTTGAAATTCAAAGCCAATCCACGACTTCAGCCCTCGCACTTTTGCAGAAAAACCTGGTCTGA
- a CDS encoding PDZ domain-containing protein has product MLKLILGLTTVATLTASPTAFAQKKTMDQYWAETSISRQMLEAEWLVNNRNCAMSEARFRGCFQALNGIASRATPTLEVVPAALASAEGFDTGRTVLQLPGGLVLNETVARAVQGESLRMSQMRAVERMNKIRSALGDLYNSRAPGDLYDYTSALDQVMGYAKLPAAIEPAAVAKAIDNFMIEALDSHAHLNPMQQVQDDRQNGNTDIVGIGVRVQEVSGTVVVTQTIEGGPARESGMKANDVIIAINGESVAGMDISAVTDRIKGAENTLVVVRVQRKEQVVEIPITRRRIVFENVQVKVQELMGQKMLTVKLGTFTDGSACNKIEATMMALSQKNPDLSGVILDLRDNGGGLVDQALCIGGLFVGRQVIMKTKDLGRDGFDDLRSYRNQITKLPMVTLINGGSASASEVVSGALQDYQRSWVVGERSFGKATVQAPSMFAEGILIYRTVQRFYQPSGRTNQIVGILPDFETPNKPGATDDERFVMREGDLFPNALSAIGAPWEQPRPDVVAKIAECRARGRAENVYRLGDEVDYQLQVAAEVLTCE; this is encoded by the coding sequence ATGTTGAAACTGATCTTGGGTCTGACCACTGTCGCCACCTTGACCGCAAGCCCGACGGCTTTCGCGCAGAAGAAGACCATGGATCAGTATTGGGCCGAAACTTCCATCAGCCGCCAGATGCTGGAAGCCGAGTGGCTCGTCAACAACCGGAACTGCGCGATGAGCGAAGCCCGGTTCCGCGGTTGCTTCCAAGCCTTGAACGGAATCGCGTCGCGCGCGACGCCGACATTGGAAGTCGTGCCCGCTGCGCTGGCGAGCGCGGAAGGTTTCGATACCGGCCGCACGGTTTTGCAACTTCCCGGCGGTTTGGTTTTGAATGAAACCGTCGCGCGTGCGGTGCAAGGTGAATCACTCCGTATGTCGCAAATGCGTGCGGTTGAACGCATGAACAAGATCCGCTCGGCATTGGGGGATCTGTACAATAGCCGCGCTCCTGGCGATCTTTATGATTATACGTCGGCTCTGGATCAGGTCATGGGTTACGCGAAGCTTCCCGCGGCGATCGAACCCGCGGCCGTGGCGAAAGCCATCGACAATTTCATGATCGAGGCGCTCGACTCGCACGCGCACTTGAATCCGATGCAACAAGTCCAAGACGATCGCCAGAACGGGAACACCGATATCGTCGGTATTGGCGTCCGCGTTCAGGAAGTCTCGGGCACGGTGGTCGTGACCCAAACCATCGAGGGCGGCCCCGCTCGCGAATCGGGAATGAAGGCGAACGACGTCATCATCGCCATCAACGGTGAGTCGGTTGCGGGTATGGACATCAGTGCGGTCACCGATCGCATCAAGGGCGCCGAGAACACATTGGTCGTCGTGCGCGTCCAACGTAAAGAGCAAGTCGTCGAAATTCCGATCACCCGTCGTCGCATCGTTTTCGAAAACGTGCAGGTGAAAGTGCAAGAGCTGATGGGGCAGAAGATGCTGACCGTGAAGCTCGGCACGTTCACGGACGGTTCGGCTTGCAACAAAATCGAAGCGACGATGATGGCGCTTTCGCAAAAAAATCCCGACCTTTCGGGCGTGATCCTGGATCTGCGCGACAATGGCGGCGGACTCGTGGACCAAGCGCTTTGCATCGGCGGTCTGTTCGTCGGTCGTCAGGTCATCATGAAGACCAAAGATCTGGGACGCGATGGCTTCGATGATCTGCGCTCGTACCGCAACCAGATCACCAAGTTGCCGATGGTCACGCTCATCAACGGCGGATCGGCGAGTGCGTCGGAAGTCGTCTCGGGCGCCCTGCAAGACTATCAACGTTCGTGGGTCGTCGGAGAGCGTTCGTTCGGTAAAGCGACCGTGCAAGCGCCGTCGATGTTCGCGGAAGGCATCTTGATCTACCGTACGGTTCAACGTTTCTACCAACCCAGCGGCCGTACGAATCAAATCGTCGGGATCTTGCCGGACTTCGAAACTCCGAACAAGCCCGGCGCGACGGATGACGAGCGCTTCGTGATGCGCGAAGGGGATTTGTTCCCGAACGCGCTGTCGGCGATCGGTGCTCCCTGGGAGCAGCCCCGCCCGGACGTCGTGGCGAAGATCGCGGAGTGCCGCGCTCGTGGCCGCGCCGAGAACGTTTACCGTTTGGGTGACGAAGTGGATTACCAACTGCAAGTCGCCGCCGAGGTTCTGACTTGCGAGTGA
- a CDS encoding dienelactone hydrolase family protein, producing MALILMLGSGVAAQAAQYPFEQIETPFKGARLFSPNVSTPKTSILMLHGSEGGSNYAGDIQAVTYAMMGYRVLRYCYFDCGRGITGPRETLRGVNAEGALAAVKWLRELPGGNGKVAIYGVSRGAEFALILGSMNYGAGERPDAIIAHAPSDVFAGPVNWDWFEVACWLCRAGTACAVDEDFDWNMRCGPDDPRKVDFSVAAFRVGGRDLAAGTRIEIEKYDGPLMITVGEKDEIWPAQQTHNIDRTLREAGRKPEIHYFPEGGHGLRGADEVRRVNLLLNFLERIP from the coding sequence GTGGCGCTGATCCTGATGCTGGGAAGCGGAGTCGCCGCTCAGGCGGCCCAATACCCTTTCGAGCAGATCGAGACGCCGTTCAAAGGCGCTCGCCTGTTTTCCCCGAATGTTTCCACACCGAAGACCTCGATCCTCATGCTTCACGGTAGTGAGGGCGGCAGCAACTACGCGGGCGATATCCAAGCCGTCACCTACGCGATGATGGGCTACCGGGTTTTGCGTTATTGCTATTTCGACTGCGGGCGGGGGATCACCGGTCCGCGGGAAACCCTGCGTGGCGTGAACGCCGAGGGCGCGCTGGCCGCGGTGAAGTGGCTGCGTGAACTTCCGGGCGGCAACGGAAAAGTCGCGATCTACGGAGTTTCGCGCGGGGCCGAGTTCGCGCTCATTCTGGGCTCGATGAATTATGGCGCCGGTGAACGTCCGGATGCGATCATCGCCCATGCGCCCTCGGATGTGTTCGCGGGGCCGGTGAACTGGGATTGGTTCGAGGTCGCCTGCTGGCTTTGCCGCGCGGGAACGGCGTGCGCGGTGGATGAGGACTTCGATTGGAATATGCGTTGCGGTCCCGATGATCCGCGGAAAGTGGATTTCTCGGTGGCGGCGTTTCGCGTGGGCGGGCGTGATCTCGCGGCGGGAACCCGTATCGAAATCGAAAAGTATGACGGACCCTTGATGATCACCGTCGGCGAAAAAGACGAAATCTGGCCCGCGCAGCAGACCCACAACATCGACCGGACGTTGCGGGAAGCGGGACGTAAACCCGAGATCCATTACTTCCCCGAAGGTGGGCACGGCCTGCGCGGTGCGGACGAGGTCCGTCGCGTGAATCTGCTCCTCAATTTTTTAGAACGAATCCCTTAA
- a CDS encoding sterol desaturase family protein, translated as MEKSIREFRIGRGRVSGLLSAVLSTLCLGGVFCFYFPEYLTTPELRQVYPIEFLRRALAFFIGLSFLLGLFGFLRSSDKKMSLWGLAVSTICVFLGGLAIPVQDSVEKSHYLGLDWFILDILIVALVFIPIESLFYRVKQKIFRPRWKTDFYHFFFSHILIQLTSFLILFPSLYLGAQIANPTLQAWVQSQPLFVQFLEVLFLADFTQYWVHRAFHQIPFLWRFHAIHHSVQDMDWLAGSRLHLVDIVITRGLTLVPLFILGFRQEALQAYLVFVAFWATFIHVNIRYPFTTLQTFFATPIYHHWHHAIEKEAIDKNFAVHLPVIDRVFGTHYLPEGHWPSGYGIHKSDVPDSYLEQTLYPFRSKKRVEAESSTSTPLLKNRD; from the coding sequence TTGGAAAAATCCATCCGTGAGTTTCGCATCGGTCGAGGAAGAGTCAGCGGGCTTTTGTCCGCCGTGCTGTCCACGCTGTGTTTGGGCGGCGTTTTCTGCTTCTATTTCCCCGAGTACCTGACGACGCCCGAACTGCGTCAGGTCTACCCCATCGAATTTCTGCGCCGGGCGCTCGCCTTCTTCATCGGTCTTTCCTTCCTGCTGGGGCTCTTCGGCTTCCTGCGGAGTTCCGACAAAAAAATGAGCCTGTGGGGCTTAGCGGTTTCCACGATCTGCGTTTTTCTGGGAGGACTCGCGATCCCCGTACAAGACTCGGTCGAGAAAAGTCATTACCTCGGCCTGGATTGGTTCATCCTGGATATCTTGATCGTGGCCTTGGTCTTCATCCCCATCGAAAGTTTGTTCTACCGGGTGAAGCAAAAGATCTTTCGCCCCCGCTGGAAAACGGACTTCTACCACTTCTTCTTCAGCCATATCCTGATCCAACTGACGTCGTTCCTGATTCTATTCCCTTCGCTGTATCTGGGCGCCCAGATCGCGAATCCGACCTTACAAGCTTGGGTGCAATCCCAGCCGCTTTTCGTTCAGTTTCTGGAGGTGCTCTTTCTGGCCGACTTCACCCAGTACTGGGTGCACCGGGCCTTTCACCAGATCCCCTTTCTTTGGCGCTTTCACGCGATTCATCACTCAGTCCAAGACATGGATTGGCTGGCCGGCTCACGCCTGCATCTGGTCGACATCGTGATCACGCGGGGACTCACGCTGGTGCCGCTGTTCATTTTGGGGTTTCGCCAAGAGGCCCTGCAGGCCTATCTGGTCTTCGTTGCGTTCTGGGCGACCTTCATTCACGTGAACATCCGCTATCCGTTCACGACACTCCAGACGTTCTTCGCGACGCCGATTTATCACCACTGGCATCACGCCATTGAAAAGGAAGCCATCGACAAGAACTTCGCCGTGCATTTGCCGGTGATTGATCGCGTGTTCGGAACACACTATCTGCCCGAAGGTCATTGGCCGTCCGGCTACGGCATTCATAAAAGCGATGTGCCGGACTCCTACTTGGAACAGACGCTGTATCCGTTCCGCTCGAAGAAACGGGTTGAAGCCGAAAGTTCGACCTCAACCCCGTTGCTCAAAAACCGAGACTAG
- a CDS encoding 1-acyl-sn-glycerol-3-phosphate acyltransferase, which yields MTLRSGWSLLFSLLCVVALFGGPSTVHAVVRCEAIHDLRSGLEIVTPGLSAYQRQGVAYGLNYTSFKHLLRAYDRIREGRIEGENIYEQFLTALTIRLKVQESQLAAIPRTGPMVLTSNHPFGGLDGIILVALMKRLRPDVKFMAAEMLTVIPELRGAIIPVSFAKGPEGSAARQQAFESAMAHVAEGGALIIFPAGGVAQATGFLGLGKAIDTPWKAGAARILQATGATQVSAYFPGQNSLLFQTLGRIPGVRPLFLGREIVNKEDTDVTVRFAEPQRRDWLENGVTSEEITHALRERTDALAD from the coding sequence ATGACTTTGCGAAGCGGATGGTCTTTGCTCTTCTCGCTTTTATGCGTTGTGGCCCTCTTCGGGGGGCCGTCGACTGTCCATGCGGTAGTCAGGTGTGAGGCCATTCACGATCTGCGCTCGGGTCTCGAGATCGTCACCCCGGGCTTGAGTGCTTACCAGCGGCAGGGCGTCGCCTACGGGCTCAACTACACGAGTTTCAAGCATCTGCTGCGCGCTTATGATCGTATCCGTGAAGGACGAATCGAAGGCGAAAATATCTACGAGCAATTCCTGACCGCACTCACGATTCGGCTGAAGGTACAAGAGTCCCAGCTGGCGGCGATTCCGCGCACGGGACCGATGGTGCTGACCTCGAATCATCCCTTCGGAGGTCTGGACGGGATCATTTTGGTGGCGCTGATGAAGCGCCTGCGTCCGGATGTGAAGTTTATGGCGGCCGAGATGCTGACCGTGATTCCGGAACTGCGGGGCGCGATCATTCCGGTGAGCTTCGCGAAAGGTCCCGAAGGCTCGGCCGCGCGCCAACAGGCTTTCGAATCGGCGATGGCGCACGTGGCGGAGGGCGGTGCCCTCATCATCTTCCCGGCGGGCGGAGTCGCGCAGGCGACGGGCTTTCTGGGTTTAGGCAAGGCCATCGATACGCCCTGGAAGGCGGGAGCGGCCCGCATCCTTCAAGCGACGGGGGCGACGCAGGTGTCCGCTTACTTCCCGGGCCAGAATTCGCTTCTATTCCAAACCCTCGGACGCATTCCCGGGGTACGGCCTTTGTTTTTAGGACGTGAAATCGTGAATAAAGAAGATACGGATGTGACCGTCCGATTCGCCGAGCCCCAGCGCCGGGACTGGCTCGAAAACGGGGTGACTTCGGAAGAGATCACCCACGCCTTGCGCGAGAGAACCGACGCTCTCGCGGATTAA